A region of Burkholderia lata DNA encodes the following proteins:
- a CDS encoding helix-turn-helix transcriptional regulator, translating into MSKDISSPAAADLPFTVRQRLEHIERCLLWKGELQRADLVDRFGVNPAQAATDFSTYMAVAVGNMDYNKSRKRYLPTPGFKPRFIQPQSLDEFVPMASSLVRVEPWPLPQRAASSETLQAVVRAIREKEALEVRYQSMTDPKSSWRWLSPHAFASDGERWHVRAFCHKHEEFRDFVLGRIIATRRTRSTDVVADQDTDWQTFATVIVKPNPQLSEEQCAAIAAEYNMPRSQKMELRLRRSMLFYLEARFMPKPDWVAEAHQLIVAEIK; encoded by the coding sequence ATGTCTAAAGATATCTCGTCACCTGCTGCGGCCGATCTCCCCTTCACGGTTCGTCAGCGGCTGGAGCACATTGAACGATGCTTGCTCTGGAAGGGGGAACTGCAGCGTGCCGATCTCGTGGATCGCTTTGGTGTGAATCCTGCCCAGGCGGCAACCGATTTCAGCACCTATATGGCAGTTGCCGTCGGCAACATGGACTACAACAAATCGCGAAAGCGGTATTTGCCAACCCCCGGCTTTAAACCGAGGTTCATTCAGCCCCAATCACTAGACGAGTTTGTGCCGATGGCGTCGTCGTTGGTGCGAGTTGAGCCTTGGCCTTTGCCGCAGCGCGCAGCTTCTTCTGAGACGCTGCAAGCTGTAGTCAGGGCGATTCGCGAGAAGGAGGCGCTGGAAGTCCGCTATCAGTCCATGACGGATCCGAAGTCTTCGTGGCGCTGGCTTTCGCCTCATGCATTTGCGTCCGACGGAGAGCGGTGGCATGTGCGTGCCTTCTGTCATAAGCATGAGGAGTTTCGTGACTTCGTTCTTGGTCGCATCATCGCCACTCGACGGACTAGGTCGACCGATGTGGTCGCGGATCAGGATACCGATTGGCAGACTTTTGCGACCGTCATCGTGAAACCGAATCCTCAACTATCCGAAGAGCAGTGCGCAGCCATCGCGGCCGAGTACAACATGCCGCGAAGCCAGAAAATGGAATTACGGCTGCGACGCTCGATGCTTTTCTATTTGGAAGCTCGGTTCATGCCAAAACCCGACTGGGTGGCAGAAGCACATCAATTGATTGTGGCGGAAATCAAGTAG
- a CDS encoding helix-turn-helix domain-containing protein gives MPASLKGPDPNQRLVSLRDVLAFNVRVVRVRNMLSQEQLGFAADLDRTFISQVERARINVSLDNIERIARALGVAAYILLQRPDETPALVAETQPK, from the coding sequence ATGCCAGCCTCGCTCAAAGGTCCAGATCCGAATCAACGACTTGTGTCGTTGCGGGATGTGCTTGCCTTTAACGTGCGGGTGGTTCGAGTCAGAAACATGCTCAGTCAAGAGCAACTCGGATTCGCGGCCGACCTGGACCGAACGTTCATTAGCCAGGTGGAGCGGGCGCGAATTAATGTGTCCCTGGATAATATTGAACGCATAGCGCGCGCATTGGGCGTAGCTGCTTACATTTTGCTTCAACGCCCAGATGAGACACCGGCCCTGGTCGCAGAAACCCAGCCGAAGTAG
- a CDS encoding helix-turn-helix domain-containing protein encodes MTPFSNALVYYRKRAGLSQTNVAKQLGVAIQYLWKLERAIKPPPSTEQIERIAAVLGMTEADIASLLEAALDSQRRVRLPDDLHSDTLRLINRLVRASTRLNVDEVTMLDELVTRLDR; translated from the coding sequence ATGACTCCGTTTTCAAATGCATTGGTGTACTACCGAAAGCGAGCAGGTCTTAGCCAGACGAACGTGGCCAAGCAACTTGGGGTCGCGATTCAATATCTATGGAAGCTCGAGCGTGCGATTAAGCCGCCGCCGTCGACCGAGCAAATCGAGCGGATTGCAGCAGTACTCGGCATGACCGAGGCCGACATTGCTTCACTGCTCGAGGCCGCACTCGACTCGCAGAGGAGGGTGCGGCTACCTGACGACCTGCATTCCGATACATTGCGTCTGATCAATCGCCTGGTGCGAGCATCGACGCGTCTGAACGTTGACGAAGTCACCATGCTTGATGAACTGGTGACGAGGCTGGACCGGTAA
- a CDS encoding TnsA endonuclease N-terminal domain-containing protein → MPSYDTRSGGNFRGFTPSVKNACSMPWYSLAEEASTLLLEFSPDVLRFRGAQDRTFLLREAGQTFRYTPDYQIVRRDGSTVFVEAKPAKDLQKPSVQARMARARAVLAEHGYALFIWDERTYICGTRHETLRLLRPWRGRMSAERIREAQWLVEKTHPKTFRNLVHLARTRDVALTWIANGAAGIDLDVPLTSDAAIYVAPSEVRHAEIFA, encoded by the coding sequence ATGCCTTCGTACGATACACGCAGTGGCGGGAATTTTCGAGGTTTCACGCCTTCCGTCAAAAACGCTTGCTCGATGCCTTGGTACTCGCTTGCCGAAGAGGCGTCGACCCTCTTGCTCGAATTTAGTCCGGACGTACTGCGCTTTCGCGGTGCGCAAGATAGAACATTTCTTCTTCGCGAGGCCGGCCAGACTTTTCGATACACGCCCGACTACCAAATTGTGCGTCGCGACGGTTCGACTGTATTCGTCGAAGCCAAGCCTGCAAAGGATTTACAGAAGCCTTCAGTGCAGGCTCGTATGGCGCGTGCGAGAGCCGTCCTCGCGGAGCATGGATACGCCCTCTTCATCTGGGATGAACGTACCTACATCTGCGGCACGCGCCACGAGACTCTGCGGCTCTTGCGGCCGTGGCGGGGGCGGATGTCGGCCGAACGGATTCGGGAAGCACAGTGGCTCGTTGAAAAGACGCATCCGAAAACTTTCCGAAACCTTGTGCATCTGGCCCGTACGCGTGATGTCGCGTTGACATGGATCGCCAACGGCGCCGCGGGTATCGATCTCGATGTGCCGCTGACCTCCGACGCAGCCATTTACGTCGCTCCTTCGGAGGTGCGCCATGCAGAAATTTTTGCTTAA
- a CDS encoding Mu transposase C-terminal domain-containing protein, which produces MQKFLLKRGVEFQEGEYVWRVQGGLPDGRIEFSSDYNSPIRIPETEVWERHSNGRWSVRIESLLETGASPIIVARRDVSTFEEKDIVVMRARLVYLRAVEEAKCSRVREVETVIRRVACEVGALTPPNYRTFCRWKKRYQHSRDVMDVVPRHENKGRREILEGPLLTLVEDVIETHYLNDQKLNVARLFDRVEEAIALQNERDPENPLPTISRATIYRHVEKLNSYLVTAAREGRTEALKRYRPVFRRLKTKRLNERWEIDHTPVDLMCVCERTRMVIVRPVLTVIIDAHTRMVMGFHIGARSPGQEEVGWAMRMAMLSKRDLLNRLGMGHLEWRARGVAEMVVGDNAWEFHGSAMRAGCDELGISLMYCPKRAPWFKGRVERFMRTISEQLFHTIPGTTWSNTTERGEYPSEKLACVSLDELTALVVRWIVECYQHAPHRGLKNKTPLQAWQESARLTPIYMPADPDQLSIAFSDDIMRPITNSGVTFDHLSYNSSALQLLRHSIPECEKVKVRYFNEQTGYVYVYDTRQKEYFRVDCTDPDYTKDLTRWMHNEVTDGMRNSRIDISSVSLRKARIRLADDIARAELDQKLKKRKWVAQIKGKSSKDPVSGVDGGMGVDDSVRSDQVDPAVVKFNSIPEFLVMKRTER; this is translated from the coding sequence ATGCAGAAATTTTTGCTTAAACGTGGCGTCGAATTCCAGGAGGGCGAATACGTCTGGCGCGTTCAGGGTGGACTTCCCGATGGTCGAATCGAATTCAGCTCTGACTATAACTCGCCGATACGCATACCCGAAACTGAAGTCTGGGAACGACACAGCAACGGGCGATGGTCGGTCAGAATCGAGTCGCTGCTCGAGACGGGAGCGTCGCCGATCATAGTCGCTCGGCGAGACGTTTCGACCTTCGAAGAAAAAGATATCGTTGTGATGCGCGCGAGGCTTGTCTACCTGAGAGCTGTCGAGGAAGCGAAATGTTCGCGCGTTCGCGAGGTCGAAACCGTCATCAGACGGGTAGCGTGCGAAGTTGGTGCATTAACGCCACCAAACTATCGAACCTTCTGTCGCTGGAAAAAGCGCTATCAGCATTCACGTGATGTCATGGACGTGGTGCCGCGACATGAAAACAAGGGGCGACGTGAAATCCTTGAGGGTCCGCTGCTCACGCTGGTAGAAGATGTCATCGAAACGCACTACCTGAACGACCAGAAACTGAACGTTGCTCGATTGTTCGATCGTGTAGAGGAGGCCATTGCCTTACAGAACGAACGCGATCCTGAAAATCCGTTGCCAACGATCAGTAGAGCGACGATTTATCGTCATGTCGAGAAACTGAACAGCTATCTCGTTACCGCGGCCCGGGAGGGTCGCACCGAAGCACTGAAGCGATATCGACCAGTGTTTCGTCGCCTCAAGACAAAAAGACTTAACGAACGGTGGGAGATCGACCACACGCCGGTGGACTTGATGTGCGTCTGCGAACGAACGCGCATGGTCATCGTTCGGCCGGTTCTGACGGTGATCATCGACGCGCACACTCGCATGGTGATGGGATTCCATATCGGAGCGCGCTCGCCCGGTCAAGAGGAGGTCGGATGGGCAATGCGAATGGCCATGCTCAGCAAGCGTGATCTGTTGAATCGACTAGGCATGGGACATCTTGAATGGCGGGCGCGAGGCGTGGCCGAGATGGTCGTCGGTGACAACGCGTGGGAATTCCATGGATCGGCCATGCGCGCAGGCTGCGACGAGCTGGGGATTTCACTCATGTACTGCCCAAAGCGGGCACCATGGTTCAAGGGCCGCGTCGAGCGGTTCATGCGCACGATATCGGAACAACTCTTCCATACGATTCCTGGGACAACTTGGTCGAATACCACGGAACGTGGAGAGTACCCGTCCGAGAAGCTTGCGTGTGTCTCCCTCGACGAGCTGACCGCGCTGGTGGTGCGCTGGATTGTGGAGTGCTATCAGCACGCGCCGCATCGTGGCCTGAAGAACAAGACGCCGCTTCAGGCCTGGCAGGAAAGTGCACGGCTGACACCCATCTACATGCCGGCCGATCCCGACCAACTCTCCATCGCGTTCTCGGACGACATCATGCGTCCGATCACGAATAGCGGTGTGACGTTTGATCACCTGTCTTACAACTCCAGCGCGTTGCAGTTGCTCCGTCACAGCATCCCGGAATGCGAAAAGGTCAAGGTTCGGTATTTCAACGAGCAGACCGGCTATGTCTACGTCTATGACACACGACAGAAGGAATACTTTCGCGTTGATTGTACCGATCCGGATTACACGAAGGACTTGACCAGATGGATGCACAACGAAGTCACCGACGGCATGCGCAACAGCCGCATCGATATCAGCTCTGTCTCGCTTCGGAAAGCACGTATTCGTCTCGCGGACGACATTGCTAGGGCGGAGCTTGATCAGAAACTCAAGAAGCGTAAATGGGTTGCGCAGATCAAGGGGAAGTCGAGCAAGGATCCTGTGTCGGGAGTCGATGGTGGAATGGGCGTGGACGATTCCGTCAGATCCGATCAAGTGGATCCAGCGGTCGTCAAATTCAATAGTATTCCTGAATTTTTGGTCATGAAGCGTACAGAGCGGTAA
- a CDS encoding TniB family NTP-binding protein, translated as MKRFNVRKSIVEHPDFVAALKSIEDIHQWLRESGEAGCLATVGESGAGKSTVLECYRARFPMREEVLRRHVPVLYVIVPAVPTVRSLAEAILIALGELPQAGQSSARLTEQIVKLVHGCGVEIIMLDEFQHFVEGDRRSLRQVSNWLKVLLDRLPTAVVLSGLPSLLGVLRVNGQLRRRFSRVTEIRPFDVSTQEGAETFIGVMQALAKDMPLPMVDITDKRVAMKLYYATAGLVDYICKLLNGACLIAERRGAKNVGLNDFAEAFLIHIWKDAPPARNPFDARFKGGPLDKPGEPFAGDVQ; from the coding sequence ATGAAGCGATTTAATGTCCGTAAAAGCATCGTCGAACACCCCGACTTCGTTGCTGCGCTCAAGAGTATCGAGGACATCCACCAGTGGCTGCGGGAATCTGGCGAAGCCGGTTGTCTGGCGACGGTCGGGGAGTCCGGCGCTGGGAAGTCCACCGTACTCGAATGCTATCGAGCTCGGTTTCCGATGCGGGAGGAGGTGCTACGCAGGCACGTACCGGTTCTGTATGTCATCGTGCCTGCCGTACCAACCGTCAGGTCGCTGGCCGAAGCCATTCTGATTGCTCTCGGCGAGCTTCCGCAAGCCGGTCAATCGAGTGCTCGCTTGACCGAACAGATTGTCAAATTGGTGCACGGTTGTGGCGTGGAGATCATCATGCTCGACGAATTTCAGCATTTTGTCGAAGGCGATCGTCGTTCGTTGAGGCAGGTCTCGAACTGGTTGAAGGTGCTTCTGGATCGGCTTCCGACAGCGGTCGTGCTTTCAGGGCTACCGTCGCTGCTTGGGGTGCTGAGGGTCAACGGACAATTGAGGCGTCGGTTTTCACGCGTGACGGAGATTCGGCCATTCGATGTTAGCACCCAGGAAGGCGCAGAGACATTTATTGGTGTTATGCAGGCACTCGCCAAAGATATGCCCCTGCCGATGGTGGATATCACCGATAAGCGAGTTGCGATGAAGTTGTATTACGCGACTGCAGGCTTGGTGGACTACATCTGCAAGCTGTTGAACGGCGCGTGCCTGATTGCCGAGCGACGCGGAGCGAAAAATGTCGGTCTGAATGACTTTGCAGAGGCGTTTCTCATCCACATCTGGAAGGACGCTCCGCCGGCACGCAATCCGTTCGATGCGAGGTTCAAGGGGGGACCGCTCGACAAGCCTGGTGAGCCGTTTGCGGGAGACGTGCAATGA
- a CDS encoding TniQ family protein, producing the protein MTTPLLLSVAPHRGESLSSLLHRVAEVNGLSGPGMVLRRAGVAAVRPRFPSDADALARVCRLSPKLVRAITPLTVGAIDRNGTKHVKVGMYGHWVEPSLVMVGENERVCPACIAEHKHVLGVNAYVFATSCAVHGVRLLDRCPNCKRELSCLRLSLTRCQCGSDLGSATCQPVEQGEMMIARLIDRRWRMSFERDVPSFPHDAPLDFRALDLGELLRALSFLYRTSGATNGSPDKGLRSKAIHELAPRMQKVGRVMLNWPIGFTELVKAERLYRPRSVSRVVVARSVEHISLRLFTELPEPKFAFLHTALVDAIDRNVTRAV; encoded by the coding sequence ATGACGACCCCTCTTCTTCTTAGCGTTGCACCGCATCGCGGCGAGTCGCTCTCCTCGTTGCTACACCGCGTTGCCGAAGTCAATGGGTTGAGTGGGCCAGGAATGGTGCTGCGACGAGCGGGCGTGGCCGCTGTTCGGCCGCGCTTTCCCTCGGACGCTGATGCGCTTGCCAGAGTTTGCCGGCTTTCTCCAAAGTTGGTACGGGCGATCACGCCATTGACGGTGGGAGCGATCGACCGTAACGGAACGAAGCACGTCAAGGTCGGCATGTACGGCCATTGGGTCGAACCGAGTTTGGTTATGGTTGGAGAGAACGAGCGCGTGTGTCCGGCATGCATCGCGGAACACAAACATGTGCTTGGCGTGAACGCTTACGTATTCGCGACAAGCTGTGCCGTTCACGGTGTACGCCTTCTGGACCGCTGTCCGAACTGCAAACGTGAGTTGTCGTGCTTGCGCCTCAGTCTAACGCGTTGTCAATGCGGAAGTGATCTCGGCTCGGCAACGTGTCAGCCCGTGGAGCAGGGCGAAATGATGATAGCGAGACTCATCGACCGACGTTGGCGCATGAGCTTTGAGCGAGATGTGCCAAGTTTCCCGCACGATGCACCACTGGATTTTCGGGCACTTGATCTCGGAGAACTCCTGCGTGCGTTGTCGTTTCTCTATCGCACAAGTGGCGCGACAAACGGGTCACCGGACAAGGGGTTGAGGTCGAAGGCTATTCATGAACTTGCTCCTCGAATGCAGAAAGTCGGACGTGTGATGTTGAATTGGCCAATTGGCTTCACTGAGCTCGTGAAGGCAGAGCGGCTATATCGGCCTCGCTCAGTGTCTCGCGTGGTCGTGGCGCGAAGCGTTGAACATATCTCGTTGCGCTTGTTTACGGAGCTCCCCGAGCCGAAGTTCGCGTTCCTCCACACCGCACTTGTCGATGCGATTGATCGCAATGTGACTCGAGCCGTATAA
- a CDS encoding antitoxin Xre/MbcA/ParS toxin-binding domain-containing protein, with amino-acid sequence MIKRLPDDVWNRLVSLVQQMVDESGEPEGFDARKWLCTWLHEEVPSLGWKKPVAYLDTTDGEALVIATLKSLQSGAYR; translated from the coding sequence ATGATCAAGCGTTTGCCCGATGACGTCTGGAATAGGCTTGTGAGCCTTGTACAACAAATGGTCGATGAGTCCGGTGAGCCGGAGGGATTCGACGCGAGAAAGTGGTTGTGCACATGGCTGCACGAGGAGGTGCCATCGCTCGGATGGAAGAAGCCTGTTGCCTATCTCGATACCACTGATGGCGAGGCGCTGGTGATCGCGACGCTGAAGAGTTTGCAGTCAGGTGCCTATCGTTAG
- a CDS encoding PucR family transcriptional regulator: MTTAIPEISPTLRQWTASVAEHNDTFVERVYNTLMNIKPYADLDATTLLDVRDTIVLSSKLWLDSLVSGKMPSEEALEGFRAHGRRRVYQGVPLEALLRAFRLGSRELWCVYIGVAGENDALRDELLLRISPYLLEFCDILSQEIAQTFLEEQYKQARWRESLRYQLHGIILNFPDDTEGFNKTAAALRLDVAVPRVALAIDIELIDNNSATIRNEIDRIVAAAAQCLRLPVDNIFDIWFREQLLMWIPVRPEAMIGANDLQMAKQIASIADTLPEVKAIGVGLPGEGASGWAMSADEAGRALSFGRNHLNEERVRLYSEIAVEECIRGTKRAFAYLTSLIERLAREPDLLKTLRTYFDQLQRRKATASVLGIHPNTLNYRLERIENILGARLDDVSWISKLDIAIKLGNTVQ, encoded by the coding sequence ATGACAACCGCCATCCCCGAAATCTCCCCAACCCTGCGTCAGTGGACCGCTAGCGTTGCCGAGCACAACGATACCTTCGTCGAACGCGTGTACAACACCCTGATGAACATCAAGCCCTATGCCGACCTCGATGCGACGACGCTGCTTGATGTCCGGGATACGATCGTCTTGTCGTCAAAGCTCTGGCTCGACAGCCTCGTATCGGGCAAGATGCCATCCGAGGAGGCGCTTGAAGGGTTCCGCGCACACGGACGCCGACGCGTCTACCAAGGTGTTCCGCTTGAAGCATTGTTGCGCGCATTCCGGCTCGGATCTCGCGAACTGTGGTGCGTCTATATCGGAGTGGCCGGGGAGAACGACGCCCTTCGCGACGAACTTCTGCTCCGAATCTCACCGTATCTGCTCGAGTTCTGTGACATCCTGTCGCAGGAAATCGCGCAGACCTTTCTGGAAGAGCAATACAAACAGGCCCGCTGGCGAGAATCGTTGCGCTATCAGCTGCATGGCATCATTCTCAACTTCCCCGACGACACAGAGGGATTCAATAAAACCGCCGCGGCGCTACGCCTCGACGTGGCAGTGCCGAGAGTGGCCTTGGCCATCGACATCGAGTTGATCGACAACAATTCGGCCACCATCAGGAATGAGATCGACCGCATCGTGGCGGCAGCCGCCCAGTGCCTCAGACTCCCCGTCGACAATATTTTCGACATCTGGTTTCGCGAACAATTGCTCATGTGGATCCCCGTGCGGCCCGAAGCGATGATCGGGGCGAACGATCTTCAGATGGCCAAGCAGATTGCATCGATCGCAGATACGCTACCTGAAGTCAAGGCGATCGGCGTCGGCCTGCCAGGCGAAGGCGCGTCTGGCTGGGCCATGTCCGCCGATGAGGCTGGCCGGGCGCTCAGTTTCGGTCGGAACCATCTCAACGAGGAACGCGTGCGCCTGTATTCCGAAATCGCCGTAGAGGAATGCATACGCGGCACGAAACGTGCGTTTGCCTACCTGACATCTCTGATCGAACGACTCGCCCGCGAACCCGACTTGCTCAAAACGCTTCGAACCTACTTCGATCAGCTTCAGCGACGAAAGGCAACCGCGAGTGTATTGGGGATCCACCCCAATACACTCAACTACCGCTTGGAGCGCATCGAGAATATTCTCGGCGCGCGCCTGGACGACGTCAGTTGGATCTCGAAGCTCGACATTGCGATCAAGCTGGGCAATACGGTCCAATGA
- a CDS encoding cytochrome c — MRKSTLTFLLAGCLALPGLVRAADAADPALVKRGEYLAVAGDCMACHTAKGGKPFAGGLGMPIPMLGKIYTSNITPDPETGIGNWSAEDFERAVRHGVSKNGDNLYPAMPYVSYAKINDDDVQALYAYFMHGVEPVKQAPPKNEIPALLSMRWPLKIWNWLFLKDGAYEPKPAQSAEWNRGSYLVQGLAHCSTCHTPRGIAMQEKSLDETGGSFLSGSVLAGWDGYNITSDANAGIGGWTQQQLVQYLRTGSVPGLAQAAGPMAEAVEHSFSKMTEADIGAISTYIRTVPAVASGDAKQSRSSWGKPAEDGLTLRGVALASSGIDPARLYLGNCATCHQMQGKGTPDGYYPPLFHNSTVGASNPTNLVQVILNGVERKAGSEDVGMPAFRHELSDAQIAALTNYLTGQFGNPAAKVTEQDVAKLR, encoded by the coding sequence GTGCGGAAATCTACTCTCACCTTCCTCCTCGCCGGCTGCCTTGCGCTGCCGGGTCTCGTACGCGCGGCCGATGCGGCCGATCCGGCGCTGGTCAAGCGCGGCGAATATCTCGCGGTCGCGGGCGACTGCATGGCGTGCCACACCGCGAAGGGCGGCAAGCCGTTCGCGGGCGGTCTCGGCATGCCGATCCCGATGCTCGGCAAGATCTACACGAGCAACATCACGCCCGATCCCGAGACGGGCATCGGCAACTGGTCGGCCGAGGACTTCGAGCGCGCGGTGCGCCACGGGGTGTCGAAGAACGGCGACAACCTGTATCCGGCGATGCCGTACGTGTCGTACGCGAAGATCAACGACGACGACGTGCAGGCGCTGTACGCGTACTTCATGCACGGCGTCGAGCCGGTCAAGCAGGCGCCGCCGAAGAACGAGATCCCCGCGCTGCTGAGCATGCGCTGGCCGCTGAAAATCTGGAACTGGCTGTTCCTGAAGGACGGCGCATACGAACCGAAGCCGGCGCAGAGCGCCGAGTGGAACCGCGGCTCGTATCTCGTCCAGGGTCTCGCTCACTGCAGCACGTGCCACACGCCGCGCGGCATCGCGATGCAGGAGAAGTCGCTCGACGAGACGGGCGGCAGCTTCCTGTCGGGCTCGGTGCTCGCGGGCTGGGACGGCTACAACATCACGTCCGACGCCAACGCGGGGATCGGCGGCTGGACGCAGCAGCAGCTCGTCCAGTATCTGCGCACCGGTAGCGTGCCGGGTCTCGCGCAGGCGGCCGGCCCGATGGCCGAGGCGGTCGAGCACAGCTTCTCGAAGATGACGGAAGCCGACATCGGCGCGATCTCGACGTACATTCGCACGGTACCGGCCGTCGCCAGCGGCGATGCGAAGCAGTCGCGCTCGTCGTGGGGCAAGCCGGCCGAAGATGGCCTGACGCTGCGCGGCGTCGCGCTCGCGTCGTCGGGCATCGATCCGGCACGGCTCTATCTCGGCAACTGCGCGACCTGTCACCAGATGCAGGGCAAGGGCACGCCGGACGGCTATTACCCGCCGCTGTTCCACAACTCGACGGTCGGCGCATCGAATCCGACCAACCTCGTGCAGGTGATCCTGAACGGCGTGGAACGCAAGGCCGGCAGCGAGGACGTCGGGATGCCGGCGTTCCGCCACGAGCTGTCGGATGCGCAGATCGCCGCGCTGACGAACTACCTAACCGGGCAGTTCGGCAATCCGGCCGCGAAGGTGACCGAGCAGGACGTCGCGAAGCTGCGCTGA
- a CDS encoding GMC family oxidoreductase, producing MADTDTQKADIVVVGSGVAGAIVAHQLAMAGKSVILLEAGPRMPRWEIVERFRNQVDKTDFMAPYPSSAWAPHPEYGPPNDYLILKGEHKFNSQYIRAVGGTTWHWAASAWRFIPNDFKMKTVYGVGRDWPIQYDDIEHYYQRAEEELGVWGPGPEEDLYSPRKEPYPMPPLPLSFNEQTIKSALNGYDPKFHVVTEPVARNSRPYDGRPTCCGNNNCMPICPIGAMYNGIVHVEKAEQAGAKLIDSAVVYKLETGPDKRITAAVYKDKTGADHRVEGKYFVIAANGIETPKILLMSANRDFPNGVANSSDMVGRNLMDHPGTGVSFYANEKLWPGRGPQEMTSLIGFRDGPFRANEAAKKIHLSNMSRINQETQKIFKGGKLMKPEELDAQIRDRSARFVQFDCFHEILPQPENRIVPSKTATDAVGIPRPEITYAIDDYVKRGAVHTREVYATAAKVLGGTEVVFNDEFAPNNHITGATIMGADARDSVVDKDCRTFDHPNLFISSSSTMPTVGTVNVTLTIAALALRMSDTLKKEV from the coding sequence ATGGCCGATACCGATACGCAAAAGGCCGACATCGTCGTCGTCGGGTCGGGTGTCGCAGGCGCGATCGTTGCACACCAGCTCGCGATGGCGGGCAAGTCCGTGATCCTGCTGGAAGCCGGCCCGCGCATGCCGCGCTGGGAAATCGTCGAACGCTTTCGCAACCAGGTCGACAAGACCGATTTCATGGCGCCGTACCCGTCGAGCGCGTGGGCGCCGCATCCGGAGTACGGCCCGCCGAACGACTACCTGATCCTGAAGGGCGAGCACAAGTTCAACTCGCAGTACATCCGCGCGGTGGGCGGCACGACGTGGCACTGGGCCGCGTCGGCATGGCGCTTCATCCCGAACGACTTCAAGATGAAGACGGTGTACGGCGTCGGCCGCGACTGGCCGATCCAGTACGACGATATCGAGCATTACTACCAGCGCGCCGAAGAGGAACTCGGCGTGTGGGGCCCGGGCCCCGAGGAAGACCTGTACTCGCCGCGCAAGGAGCCGTACCCGATGCCGCCGCTGCCGTTGTCGTTCAACGAGCAGACGATCAAGAGCGCGCTCAACGGCTATGACCCGAAGTTCCACGTGGTGACCGAGCCTGTGGCGCGCAACAGCCGCCCGTACGACGGCCGGCCGACTTGTTGCGGGAACAACAACTGCATGCCGATCTGCCCGATCGGCGCGATGTACAACGGCATCGTGCACGTCGAGAAGGCCGAGCAGGCCGGCGCGAAGCTGATCGACAGCGCGGTCGTCTACAAGCTCGAGACCGGGCCGGACAAGCGCATCACCGCCGCGGTCTACAAGGACAAGACGGGCGCCGACCACCGCGTCGAAGGCAAGTACTTCGTGATCGCCGCGAACGGCATCGAGACGCCGAAGATCCTGCTGATGTCCGCGAACCGCGATTTCCCGAACGGTGTCGCGAACAGCTCGGACATGGTCGGCCGCAACCTGATGGACCACCCGGGCACCGGCGTGTCGTTCTACGCGAACGAGAAGCTGTGGCCGGGCCGCGGCCCGCAGGAGATGACGTCGCTGATCGGTTTCCGCGACGGCCCGTTCCGCGCGAACGAAGCCGCGAAGAAGATCCACCTGTCGAACATGTCGCGCATCAACCAGGAAACGCAGAAGATTTTCAAGGGCGGCAAGCTGATGAAGCCCGAGGAGCTCGACGCGCAGATCCGCGACCGTTCCGCGCGCTTCGTGCAGTTCGACTGCTTCCACGAAATCCTGCCGCAACCCGAGAACCGCATTGTGCCGAGCAAGACGGCCACCGACGCGGTCGGCATTCCGCGCCCCGAGATCACGTATGCGATCGACGATTACGTGAAGCGCGGCGCCGTGCACACGCGCGAGGTCTACGCGACGGCCGCGAAGGTGCTGGGCGGCACCGAAGTCGTCTTCAACGACGAGTTCGCGCCGAACAATCACATCACGGGCGCGACGATCATGGGCGCGGATGCACGCGACTCGGTCGTCGACAAGGACTGCCGCACGTTCGACCATCCGAACCTGTTCATCTCGAGCAGCTCGACGATGCCGACCGTCGGTACGGTGAACGTGACGCTGACGATCGCGGCGCTTGCGCTGCGGATGTCGGACACGCTGAAGAAGGAAGTCTGA